A portion of the uncultured Draconibacterium sp. genome contains these proteins:
- a CDS encoding IS110 family transposase → MNTKTILKQCVGIDVSMKKVDCCLAVYTQDLQVKVVSTSRFENNGKGLLKLRQWIEKKSDKAVYLHVNMEATGVYHEEAAYFLSDLGFKLSIIQPAKGKQYARSLDEKNKTDRIDAIMLARMGLERDLPLWNRPTENLRILKRLSRERISIIRDRNALTNQLHALNHSHKAYAKSIKRLKQRVKLATKQLAEIEVQMQELVAESPVLCEKMKHVITIPGINFVTAATVIAETDGFSNIGNRRQLVSYAGLDVVVRESGTLAWRPRISKRGNAYIRSALYMAAVCSIIHNQTLRIYFNRMKENGKPGKTGVIALERKLLILIYTLYKNNTDYVLGHTNNSQKDIVLQDAQEPVAV, encoded by the coding sequence ATGAACACAAAAACGATTCTTAAGCAATGTGTGGGTATTGACGTATCCATGAAAAAAGTGGACTGTTGTCTCGCTGTTTATACGCAGGATCTGCAGGTAAAAGTAGTGTCGACAAGCAGGTTTGAGAACAACGGTAAAGGGCTGCTGAAACTCAGGCAATGGATTGAAAAGAAAAGTGACAAGGCGGTTTACCTGCATGTTAATATGGAAGCTACCGGCGTTTACCATGAGGAGGCAGCTTATTTTTTGAGTGACCTGGGCTTTAAGCTGAGTATTATCCAACCTGCCAAAGGAAAGCAATATGCCAGAAGCCTGGATGAGAAGAATAAAACAGACCGCATAGATGCCATTATGCTGGCACGCATGGGACTGGAAAGAGATTTACCTTTATGGAACAGGCCAACAGAAAACCTGCGCATTCTTAAACGGTTGAGCCGGGAACGGATCAGTATCATCCGGGACAGGAATGCCCTTACCAACCAGTTGCATGCTCTAAATCATTCCCATAAAGCCTATGCCAAAAGTATTAAACGCCTGAAGCAACGGGTTAAATTAGCCACAAAACAACTGGCTGAGATTGAAGTACAGATGCAGGAACTGGTTGCTGAATCGCCTGTGTTGTGCGAAAAAATGAAACATGTAATTACTATTCCCGGGATAAATTTTGTAACTGCGGCAACGGTTATTGCCGAAACCGATGGCTTCTCTAATATTGGCAACAGAAGGCAACTGGTCAGCTATGCCGGGCTGGATGTGGTGGTCCGGGAATCAGGGACACTGGCATGGAGGCCACGTATATCCAAAAGGGGAAACGCATATATACGGTCTGCCTTATACATGGCGGCCGTATGTTCCATTATCCACAACCAAACCCTGCGTATTTACTTCAACCGGATGAAGGAGAACGGAAAACCCGGTAAAACTGGCGTTATCGCCCTGGAACGTAAACTGCTGATCCTTATTTACACGCTTTATAAAAACAATACGGACTATGTTTTAGGCCACACGAATAACTCTCAAAAGGATATTGTTCTGCAAGACGCTCAGGAACCGGTAGCGGTATAA
- the mobC gene encoding plasmid mobilization relaxosome protein MobC — protein MRPKLPEHEKRTEIIRLLLTKEEKQRLDSLVRTGKFGCRSDYIRYSIFRRSVKKEVRFDPETKDQLNNLDYELNRIGVNLNQLSKKMNSFSAYNVGDNDRRLLKQAFQMMMQCLAFLQNHLR, from the coding sequence ATGCGACCAAAATTACCGGAACACGAAAAACGAACCGAGATCATCCGGCTGCTTCTCACCAAGGAGGAAAAGCAGCGACTGGATAGTTTGGTGCGTACCGGGAAGTTTGGATGCCGGAGTGATTATATACGTTATTCCATATTTCGGAGATCTGTGAAGAAGGAAGTTCGCTTCGATCCGGAGACAAAAGATCAGCTGAACAATCTGGACTATGAATTAAATAGGATTGGTGTGAACCTGAACCAGCTCTCTAAAAAAATGAATTCATTTTCTGCATACAATGTTGGAGATAATGACCGGCGTCTACTAAAACAGGCTTTTCAGATGATGATGCAATGCCTGGCTTTTTTACAAAATCACCTGCGCTAA
- a CDS encoding relaxase/mobilization nuclease domain-containing protein, producing MVIVIHQSGNTQNALFYNEKKVEQKKAHFYKSGNTPTINPFAGTKHDRLNILKEIEERNTRVKKKGLHISVNPTVTDLVKLGDKGMRTEIGNLMEHMGYGNQPYFVYKHSDIDRTHFHIVSTRIDCETGKKIKDNYEKEKTQRFIKSLEQKYDLSKEQNQVQSNLKFSAGSRNLKQNLESLFYQLNQIESISTKQLYDKSLELFNVEVRRSGRGHVVFVTDEIGNPIRYPIRPSEFEERPRFYPSKRVEKELQTTTPVIDQFQLAQWARDVNRLIERSNRRKEEPNMKYKVKNRGRGMSR from the coding sequence ATGGTAATTGTAATCCATCAATCCGGCAATACTCAAAATGCTTTGTTTTACAACGAAAAGAAAGTAGAACAGAAAAAGGCACATTTCTATAAAAGTGGTAATACGCCAACCATTAATCCTTTTGCCGGAACAAAACACGATCGGCTGAATATCCTTAAAGAGATTGAGGAGAGAAACACACGGGTGAAGAAGAAAGGTTTACATATTTCTGTAAATCCAACAGTAACGGATTTGGTAAAACTGGGAGATAAGGGAATGCGAACTGAAATCGGAAACCTGATGGAGCATATGGGCTATGGGAATCAACCTTACTTTGTGTATAAGCATTCAGACATTGACCGGACACACTTTCATATTGTTTCCACCCGGATTGATTGCGAAACCGGGAAGAAGATAAAAGACAATTATGAGAAGGAGAAAACGCAACGTTTTATCAAATCCCTGGAGCAAAAGTATGATCTCTCCAAAGAACAAAATCAGGTACAATCCAATCTGAAATTTTCTGCAGGTAGCAGAAACCTGAAACAAAACCTGGAAAGTTTATTTTATCAGCTAAACCAAATTGAATCTATATCGACAAAACAGCTTTACGATAAATCGCTGGAGCTTTTTAATGTGGAGGTTCGTAGATCGGGAAGAGGACACGTGGTTTTTGTCACGGATGAAATCGGCAACCCGATTCGGTACCCAATCCGGCCTTCAGAGTTTGAAGAAAGGCCACGATTTTACCCTTCAAAACGTGTTGAAAAGGAACTTCAAACTACTACGCCGGTGATCGATCAGTTTCAATTGGCGCAATGGGCGAGGGATGTAAACCGGCTGATAGAGCGAAGTAACAGACGAAAGGAGGAACCAAATATGAAATATAAAGTAAAAAACAGAGGAAGGGGAATGAGTCGTTAA
- a CDS encoding efflux RND transporter permease subunit yields the protein MQQTTPIQKAFSSFSIIVVFLAFIIIGMAFIPQLDIRFKPSRSLPQLNISFYWPNASPKVIEQETSKIEGVLGKVSRIKSIESTSSVGSGRVVIEFDKSVNLNQKRYEVSTLIRQLRSNLPAEMSYPEITTNAADEDDQVSFMVLTLNANSSTYYIKNKAEQLVIPELLKIKGIADISLYGASPNQWEICYDPELLKLYGITPAEISTVINRLGDQNFLGNQNDGANVSVPVLASTQFIEPSHWINLPVANKNGRIIRLSDIAKVKLQEKPPTSYYRINGKNTINLVVYAAQGENQLKLAGEIKDQLFEIQEKLPMGYSVLIASDSTEYIKEELEKIGYRTLFSLLILLLFVLVASRSFRVLAVLSISLAANLLIAAVFYYLFKVEIHIYSLAGITVSFGIIIDNSIIMVSHLQRQKGLRVFISLLAATLTTLGALSVVFFLKENQKLMLIDFTYVMLINLSVSLVIALFLVPALMEQVYHTKPKPIPLKTLKRISRSNHFYHRFIRFEKRFRWAFFILAILGFGIPVGKLPDEIDSTKKSAEFYNKTLGGDLFKSEIKPVLSKVVGGSLRLFTEHVFEGSFYSDPGKTTLYVRGQMPEGCTIHQLNDAVRKMEQYINRFDEVAQFETRITGYKNSSVTIQFTDEAERSSFPYLLKSQIESKAISLGGMDWSVYGVGKGFSNSLNMDYKNSHILLTGYNYDQLYKYAEQLEAKLLENPRVEKTEITSSDSWGSNARYEYKLNVDKELLAAYNLRYSDYTGSLFTQLHSRNLDAFYNQTELQPVVLVSSKNNEYNNWDFYNIPVQTSWGQKKLSQAGDIEKRLSGKSIFKKDQVYQMYLNYNFIGPGPLAEMVQEREIEAINQQLPLGYKAQKPERNWWSWDKNDKKQYWLLLLIILIIYFVTAILFESLLKPLAVISLIPISFIGVFLTFYLFDFNFDQGGFASFILLSGLVVNAAIYIINDFNNLVRGKNKNYSIVTYLKAFNNKIVAIALTILSTVLGLIPFIWGGQKEVFWFAFAVGAMGGLLFSMVAILIYLPLLLRTEH from the coding sequence GTGCAACAAACTACACCAATACAAAAAGCCTTTTCATCTTTCTCCATAATAGTGGTGTTTCTTGCCTTTATAATTATTGGAATGGCCTTTATCCCGCAGCTGGATATTAGGTTTAAACCCAGCCGTAGTTTGCCACAATTAAATATTAGTTTTTACTGGCCCAATGCATCGCCAAAGGTTATTGAGCAGGAAACCTCAAAGATAGAAGGAGTGCTGGGGAAAGTCAGCCGGATTAAATCCATAGAATCCACTTCTTCGGTGGGTTCGGGGCGTGTAGTTATTGAGTTCGACAAATCAGTTAATTTGAACCAAAAACGTTACGAGGTATCAACGCTAATCCGGCAACTGCGCAGTAATCTGCCAGCAGAAATGAGCTACCCGGAAATTACCACGAATGCAGCTGATGAAGACGACCAGGTTTCGTTTATGGTACTTACACTTAACGCCAACTCATCGACTTATTACATAAAAAACAAGGCCGAGCAGCTGGTGATTCCCGAGCTGCTTAAAATTAAAGGCATTGCTGATATTTCGCTTTATGGTGCCTCGCCTAACCAATGGGAAATATGTTACGATCCGGAGTTACTAAAACTCTATGGAATAACACCGGCGGAAATCAGTACGGTAATCAACCGTTTGGGCGATCAAAACTTTTTAGGAAATCAAAACGACGGGGCAAATGTTTCGGTTCCCGTTTTGGCTTCCACGCAATTTATCGAGCCTTCGCATTGGATCAATTTGCCGGTGGCCAATAAAAATGGCCGCATTATCCGCCTCTCCGACATTGCCAAGGTTAAACTTCAGGAAAAGCCACCTACCTCCTACTACCGCATAAATGGCAAAAACACCATTAACCTGGTGGTTTATGCTGCACAGGGAGAAAACCAGCTAAAACTGGCCGGCGAAATAAAAGACCAGCTTTTTGAGATACAAGAAAAACTCCCGATGGGTTATTCGGTATTGATCGCTTCCGATTCTACCGAATACATTAAGGAAGAATTGGAGAAAATCGGTTACCGTACCCTTTTTTCGCTGCTCATTCTCTTACTCTTTGTTCTCGTTGCCAGTCGGTCGTTCCGCGTTTTGGCGGTATTATCCATTTCTTTGGCGGCCAACCTGCTTATTGCAGCAGTTTTTTATTATCTCTTCAAGGTTGAGATTCATATTTATTCGCTGGCAGGAATCACCGTATCGTTTGGTATTATAATCGACAACAGCATTATCATGGTAAGTCACTTGCAGCGACAAAAAGGGCTGCGTGTTTTTATTTCCCTGCTAGCCGCAACACTTACTACACTTGGAGCTTTATCAGTGGTATTCTTTCTGAAGGAGAACCAGAAGTTGATGCTTATTGATTTTACTTACGTTATGCTTATCAACCTGAGTGTTTCGCTGGTTATTGCTTTGTTCCTGGTGCCGGCATTAATGGAGCAGGTCTATCATACAAAACCCAAACCGATACCTTTAAAAACACTGAAAAGAATAAGTCGGTCAAACCACTTCTATCACCGTTTTATTCGGTTCGAAAAACGTTTCCGCTGGGCCTTTTTTATACTGGCCATACTTGGTTTTGGCATTCCGGTTGGGAAATTACCCGATGAAATAGACAGTACAAAAAAATCAGCCGAATTCTACAATAAAACATTGGGAGGCGACCTGTTTAAATCAGAAATAAAACCGGTTTTGAGCAAAGTAGTGGGTGGAAGTTTACGCCTGTTTACCGAGCACGTTTTTGAGGGAAGCTTTTATTCTGATCCCGGAAAAACAACGTTGTACGTGCGAGGACAAATGCCGGAAGGTTGCACCATTCATCAGTTAAATGATGCAGTACGGAAAATGGAACAATACATTAACCGTTTTGATGAAGTGGCCCAGTTTGAAACACGAATTACTGGCTACAAGAATTCGTCGGTTACCATACAGTTTACCGATGAAGCGGAAAGATCTTCTTTTCCATATTTGCTAAAAAGTCAGATAGAATCGAAAGCAATTTCCCTGGGCGGAATGGATTGGAGTGTTTACGGTGTAGGAAAAGGTTTTTCCAATTCGCTGAATATGGATTACAAAAACAGCCACATTTTACTTACCGGGTACAACTACGACCAGTTGTATAAATATGCAGAACAGTTGGAGGCCAAACTACTTGAAAATCCGCGGGTGGAGAAAACGGAAATTACCAGTTCCGACAGTTGGGGATCAAACGCACGTTACGAATACAAACTGAATGTGGATAAAGAATTGCTGGCCGCTTATAACCTGCGTTATTCTGATTATACCGGGTCGTTGTTTACTCAGCTCCATTCGCGTAACCTTGATGCCTTTTACAACCAAACCGAGTTGCAACCTGTTGTTTTAGTCTCATCAAAAAACAACGAGTACAATAACTGGGATTTTTATAACATTCCGGTTCAAACCAGCTGGGGACAGAAAAAACTGTCGCAAGCCGGAGACATTGAAAAACGTTTGAGCGGAAAGTCTATTTTCAAAAAAGACCAGGTTTATCAAATGTACCTGAACTACAATTTTATTGGTCCCGGGCCGCTTGCCGAAATGGTTCAGGAACGCGAAATTGAAGCCATTAACCAACAATTGCCACTTGGTTATAAAGCTCAAAAACCAGAGCGCAACTGGTGGAGCTGGGATAAAAATGATAAAAAACAATACTGGTTGTTATTGCTCATTATCCTGATCATCTACTTTGTAACTGCCATTTTATTCGAATCGTTATTAAAACCACTGGCAGTAATCAGCCTGATTCCCATCTCGTTTATCGGCGTTTTCCTCACTTTTTACCTCTTCGATTTTAATTTCGACCAGGGAGGATTTGCATCGTTTATTCTATTAAGTGGGCTGGTGGTGAATGCCGCCATTTACATCATCAACGATTTTAATAATCTGGTACGAGGAAAAAACAAAAACTATAGCATTGTAACTTACCTGAAAGCTTTTAACAACAAAATTGTGGCTATTGCCTTAACAATCCTTTCTACGGTTTTAGGATTGATTCCGTTTATCTGGGGCGGGCAAAAAGAAGTATTCTGGTTTGCCTTTGCCGTTGGTGCTATGGGCGGATTGTTGTTTTCGATGGTAGCGATATTGATCTATTTGCCGTTATTATTAAGAACTGAACATTAA
- a CDS encoding 6-bladed beta-propeller yields MRNQNFSLYAHFIPICCLLVCFACQSKVKTDPNKDTSVEQTIEADAFYTIPFAEIIKNKRDVNLSEFASEVEIIQFENSPKALLGRVQNIQLTNDYIFVKHSGNKLITQFSRDGKYIRHIGTLGRGPKEYALCRLFSIDEKNQRIYIHTNWTRKILVYNFDGEYIKTIKYQAVERLYNVWSRDSLLVSFSDQHSGSDPFVFIEHNQQGDTLQTIAQHLFWDRDETSHSMVSFWGQNSFYRLNNKLHMKSWYNDTVYTYDAANKLVPKYFIDLKNHKIPNDLVYERKSTRPMPEDARWIGVHETENFIFIPYGYHYNIQTREVMKEEEGCVLYDKKTKQGVAVKESQLGGFINDINGGPDFKPINTNDTLAVMAVSALDMKLFLDSDKFKSREVKFPEQKEILKQLKQTLKEDDNSFLVLVKLKN; encoded by the coding sequence ATGAGAAACCAAAACTTTTCTCTTTACGCTCATTTTATACCTATTTGCTGTCTGCTTGTTTGTTTTGCCTGTCAGTCAAAAGTTAAAACCGATCCAAACAAGGATACTTCCGTAGAGCAAACCATTGAAGCAGATGCTTTTTACACCATTCCTTTTGCTGAAATCATAAAAAACAAACGCGACGTTAACTTATCAGAATTTGCGTCGGAAGTCGAAATTATTCAGTTTGAGAATTCCCCCAAAGCTTTGCTTGGAAGAGTTCAGAATATTCAACTTACCAACGATTATATTTTTGTTAAACACTCGGGTAACAAGCTCATCACTCAATTTTCGCGCGATGGGAAATACATCCGGCACATCGGAACATTAGGACGAGGCCCGAAAGAATACGCCCTTTGCCGTTTATTTTCGATCGATGAGAAAAACCAGCGAATTTATATTCATACCAACTGGACACGTAAAATTTTGGTTTACAATTTTGACGGCGAATACATTAAAACCATCAAGTATCAGGCCGTTGAACGTTTGTATAATGTTTGGAGCAGAGATAGTTTACTGGTCAGTTTTAGCGACCAGCATTCCGGTTCCGATCCTTTTGTTTTTATCGAACACAACCAACAGGGAGATACCTTGCAAACCATTGCGCAGCATTTGTTTTGGGACAGAGATGAAACCAGTCATTCAATGGTTAGTTTCTGGGGGCAAAATAGTTTTTACCGCCTGAATAACAAACTGCATATGAAATCTTGGTACAACGATACCGTTTACACTTATGATGCCGCAAACAAGCTCGTACCCAAATATTTTATCGACTTAAAAAACCATAAAATACCTAATGACTTGGTTTACGAAAGAAAGTCGACACGGCCAATGCCCGAAGATGCCCGCTGGATAGGTGTTCATGAAACTGAAAATTTCATTTTTATTCCGTACGGATACCATTACAACATACAAACCCGCGAGGTTATGAAAGAGGAAGAAGGTTGTGTATTGTATGATAAAAAAACCAAACAGGGAGTAGCGGTTAAAGAATCCCAATTGGGAGGTTTTATAAACGACATTAATGGTGGACCCGATTTTAAACCTATAAACACAAACGACACGCTGGCTGTAATGGCTGTTTCGGCGCTGGATATGAAACTCTTTCTTGATTCTGATAAGTTTAAAAGCAGGGAAGTAAAATTCCCTGAACAGAAAGAAATATTAAAGCAATTAAAACAAACACTCAAAGAAGATGATAACTCTTTTTTAGTGCTTGTAAAACTGAAGAACTAA
- a CDS encoding 6-bladed beta-propeller, whose translation MKIKHQPLQFFIVLLMVLVICNACQEKNKAQNAEENSSFYTIPFDQIVKNKREVKLSEFASEAKIIQFENIPEAMLGEVEDIELTKDYIFVKFWQHPVLQFSHDGKYIRYIGQRGNGPGEYGTCMKLSIDEKNEKVYIHTGELNVKVFNFYGDYLKTYNYAALENFMNFWIWGRDSCLISYFEPMRGTEPFVFTEHDAKGDTLQTIANHIFWDSKGEFGSISPFFGVQNFSYRFNGKSHLKGAYNDTVYTYNDSNKLVPKYNIDLGHYKLPDDLIYERKRTRPVPDNLIWTGVHESSDYIFIPYGYHYDIEKPELRNEKQGLVLYNKKTKEGLAIKETKQGGLIDDIYGGPDFRPITTNGNSAIMLITALDMKLYLESDAFKNKAVKFPEEKEKLIQLNKTLNENDNHFFVLVKLK comes from the coding sequence ATGAAAATCAAACATCAACCGCTGCAATTCTTTATTGTTCTTTTAATGGTGCTGGTTATTTGCAACGCATGCCAGGAGAAAAACAAGGCACAAAATGCCGAAGAGAACAGTTCTTTTTACACCATTCCCTTCGACCAGATTGTAAAGAACAAACGAGAAGTTAAATTATCGGAGTTTGCATCTGAAGCTAAAATTATTCAGTTTGAAAATATTCCAGAAGCAATGTTGGGAGAAGTTGAAGACATTGAGCTTACAAAAGACTACATTTTTGTAAAATTCTGGCAACATCCGGTTTTACAATTCTCCCACGATGGAAAATATATCAGATACATCGGACAAAGAGGCAATGGCCCGGGAGAATACGGTACTTGTATGAAATTGTCGATTGATGAAAAAAATGAGAAGGTTTATATTCATACCGGAGAGCTAAACGTGAAGGTTTTTAATTTTTATGGAGACTATCTGAAAACCTATAATTATGCCGCATTAGAGAATTTTATGAATTTCTGGATATGGGGTCGTGATAGTTGTTTAATCAGTTATTTTGAACCGATGAGAGGAACAGAACCTTTTGTTTTTACTGAGCACGATGCAAAAGGAGATACGTTACAGACCATTGCAAATCATATATTTTGGGATTCAAAAGGAGAATTCGGAAGTATAAGTCCATTTTTTGGGGTACAGAATTTTTCTTATCGTTTTAATGGTAAATCTCATTTAAAAGGTGCATATAACGACACCGTCTACACGTATAATGACAGTAATAAGTTAGTCCCGAAATATAATATCGATTTAGGCCACTACAAGCTCCCCGATGATTTAATTTATGAACGCAAACGAACCCGACCTGTACCTGACAATTTGATTTGGACGGGCGTTCACGAATCTTCCGATTATATTTTTATTCCTTATGGCTACCACTACGATATTGAAAAACCGGAGTTGCGGAATGAAAAGCAAGGTTTGGTTTTGTATAATAAAAAAACAAAGGAAGGCCTGGCCATAAAAGAAACAAAACAAGGCGGACTTATCGACGATATATACGGAGGACCGGATTTCAGGCCGATTACTACAAATGGCAATTCTGCCATTATGCTGATAACAGCGCTCGATATGAAGTTATATCTCGAATCGGATGCCTTTAAAAACAAAGCGGTAAAATTCCCGGAGGAAAAGGAAAAATTAATTCAGCTAAATAAAACACTTAACGAAAACGACAATCACTTTTTTGTACTGGTAAAACTAAAATAA
- a CDS encoding 6-bladed beta-propeller has translation MKNLSILLTLITVLFSCTPKKGVDNIVDLTKLTEPGVTNLSELGSEIRYIPFETNASFLISQIDKLIYEGGSWFILGSINPSNVVRDKNAPPPPPMMPKRSLYRFSKTGEFMCQISQQGGGPSEYRFIEEFLYNKSNNAVDIFSLGEIKEFSLDGTWIKNTTIENNEVTSLAYSNNQLLGFVYNGHGKSEYSFVLIDENGRITNKYKNKYKFNVSTGSVIINPECIFYQYDGILHCKELNSDTIFSFNNGTFNPKYILKQGEAKYTTAVREKGNAAELNQYIIPKNFFESENYLFYQYDFNKRKDCFIQNKSNSTQYLIDNEMGLVNDLDNGPNFKIQNVVTIDDAEYLISWINAFELKTHINSEAFRNSSPLHPEKKKEMEELANRMDENNNPVLVLVKLKK, from the coding sequence ATGAAGAACCTTTCCATTTTACTAACACTTATTACTGTCTTATTTTCCTGCACACCCAAAAAAGGTGTAGATAATATTGTTGATCTTACAAAACTTACCGAACCCGGTGTTACCAATCTATCCGAATTGGGATCAGAAATAAGATACATTCCATTCGAAACAAATGCGAGTTTTCTAATATCACAAATTGATAAGTTGATTTATGAAGGCGGATCCTGGTTTATTCTTGGCTCAATAAATCCAAGCAACGTAGTGCGCGATAAGAACGCACCACCGCCACCTCCAATGATGCCAAAAAGGTCGTTATACCGGTTCTCAAAAACCGGAGAATTTATGTGCCAGATAAGTCAACAGGGAGGCGGACCTTCCGAATACAGGTTCATTGAAGAATTTTTGTACAATAAAAGTAACAATGCAGTAGATATTTTTTCCCTTGGCGAAATCAAAGAATTCTCATTGGATGGAACCTGGATAAAAAATACAACTATAGAAAATAACGAGGTGACTTCCTTAGCTTATTCCAACAATCAGCTACTTGGATTTGTCTATAATGGGCATGGCAAAAGCGAGTATAGCTTTGTTCTGATCGACGAAAACGGTCGGATTACAAATAAGTATAAAAACAAATACAAATTTAATGTTTCAACAGGTTCTGTTATTATCAATCCTGAGTGTATATTTTATCAGTACGATGGAATTTTGCACTGTAAGGAACTTAATTCCGATACTATTTTTTCTTTTAATAACGGCACTTTTAATCCCAAATACATTTTAAAACAGGGCGAAGCGAAATATACAACCGCTGTAAGGGAAAAAGGCAATGCAGCTGAACTCAATCAATATATTATCCCCAAAAACTTCTTTGAATCAGAAAATTATCTTTTTTATCAGTACGATTTCAATAAGAGAAAAGACTGTTTTATTCAAAACAAATCGAATTCGACTCAATATTTAATTGATAATGAAATGGGGCTTGTTAACGATTTGGACAATGGACCAAACTTTAAAATCCAAAACGTAGTAACCATTGATGACGCTGAATACCTGATTTCATGGATTAACGCTTTTGAGTTAAAAACTCATATTAATTCCGAAGCCTTTAGAAACTCCAGCCCTCTCCATCCTGAAAAGAAAAAAGAGATGGAAGAACTGGCAAATCGCATGGATGAAAATAATAACCCGGTTTTGGTGTTGGTGAAATTAAAGAAATAA
- a CDS encoding carboxypeptidase-like regulatory domain-containing protein, producing MIRYYTIILLCCCNTSFCQEIRGIVMDSGSRKAIEFVNIGIVDRNIGTVSNTQGIFNILLDPEMDADTLLFSAIGYEPQLIRIADLRNKPCNKIYLKKKAYDISEVLIKPRNFTEKTLGVTDRNNKVIAGFKDNLQGYECGIRLDIQKSALLKQVKINISTCSYDSIFYRLNVYSAEDDMTFKNILREPIYLKMSKDTLSNELTINLKPYNIVVHGDFLVSLEHVKDLGEGELYFFTGTRRLTYFRITNQANWQFSPVPISISVLADVEE from the coding sequence ATGATCAGATACTATACAATCATACTCTTATGCTGCTGCAATACTTCATTTTGCCAGGAAATAAGAGGGATTGTTATGGATTCGGGCAGCCGGAAAGCTATTGAGTTTGTAAATATTGGAATTGTTGACAGAAATATTGGTACTGTTTCCAACACACAAGGCATATTCAATATTCTTTTGGATCCGGAAATGGATGCTGATACACTTTTATTTTCGGCTATAGGATACGAACCTCAGTTGATAAGAATAGCCGATCTCAGAAATAAACCCTGCAACAAGATTTACCTGAAAAAGAAAGCCTACGACATATCGGAAGTATTGATAAAACCGCGAAATTTTACTGAAAAAACATTAGGAGTAACCGATAGAAATAACAAGGTAATTGCCGGATTTAAAGATAACCTCCAGGGCTACGAATGCGGAATACGGCTGGATATACAAAAGTCTGCCCTTTTAAAACAGGTTAAGATCAATATCTCCACCTGCTCGTACGATAGCATTTTTTACCGCTTAAACGTGTATAGCGCTGAAGATGATATGACATTTAAAAATATCCTTCGGGAACCTATCTATTTAAAAATGTCAAAAGATACCTTAAGCAACGAACTCACAATCAATTTAAAGCCTTATAATATTGTTGTGCACGGCGACTTTCTGGTGAGCCTGGAACATGTGAAAGACCTGGGCGAAGGAGAGCTTTATTTTTTCACCGGAACCCGGAGATTAACCTATTTCAGAATTACCAACCAGGCGAACTGGCAATTTTCACCGGTACCAATCAGTATTAGTGTTTTGGCCGATGTTGAGGAATGA